The following coding sequences lie in one Listeria ivanovii subsp. londoniensis genomic window:
- a CDS encoding iron chaperone has product MEVFAEYLAGIDNPEHRERTKEVLTWIAETFPNLKPEIKWNTPMFSNNGTFIIGISVAKQHMSISPEVAGIERFEEDLKQAGYSHTKGLFRITWAKPVDFSLLEKIIEFNIQDKANYTSFWRV; this is encoded by the coding sequence ATGGAAGTTTTTGCAGAATATTTGGCTGGTATCGATAACCCTGAACACCGCGAGCGCACAAAAGAAGTTTTAACATGGATTGCTGAAACTTTTCCAAACTTAAAGCCGGAAATCAAATGGAATACACCAATGTTTTCAAATAATGGCACATTCATTATCGGCATTTCTGTTGCAAAACAGCATATGAGCATTTCTCCAGAAGTAGCTGGAATTGAGCGCTTTGAAGAAGACCTAAAACAAGCAGGATACAGCCATACAAAAGGCCTATTCCGCATCACTTGGGCTAAACCAGTCGATTTTAGTTTGCTAGAAAAAATTATTGAGTTTAACATTCAAGATAAAGCAAATTACACAAGTTTCTGGCGTGTTTAA
- a CDS encoding low temperature requirement protein A → MKHKKVTWLELFFDLVFVTAVSSTTHLLLSVDCHPDKTAIYFVEYLLMVIPMFWCWVGQTMFVNRFGGEKKNLELYMIPQMFFAILLTASFHSAFSDAYHTFLIGYLGIRFIIIIQYFTMSRSLVNAPRKVALLLGNIFLLGSLTTGVSFFFDGTLRYFFVYLGIVVDMVIPPFYINTLRKVPVDFYHLAERFGLFVIITFGESFFAITSILFGHTLDPYTVMYAFFGFIIIWTFWASYFRCHDKLIDFDKPTHGQCFIYGHFLIIISIMLLAANLHLLFDNILQREILLLMLFGAVGTFFISKQLVFAAHKKAGVTFYLWKNASLLLLLIGLFFINILVELPLFISFFCIWICAVLDLSLQNHTFRLANI, encoded by the coding sequence ATGAAACACAAAAAAGTTACTTGGTTAGAATTATTTTTTGACTTAGTTTTTGTAACCGCGGTGTCTTCTACAACACATTTATTATTAAGTGTTGATTGTCACCCGGATAAAACAGCTATTTATTTTGTGGAATATCTTTTAATGGTTATTCCGATGTTTTGGTGTTGGGTTGGTCAGACTATGTTTGTAAACCGGTTTGGTGGAGAAAAGAAAAATTTAGAACTCTATATGATTCCACAAATGTTTTTTGCTATTTTACTAACAGCTAGCTTTCATTCAGCATTTTCTGATGCTTATCACACCTTTTTAATTGGCTATTTAGGAATTCGCTTTATTATTATCATTCAATATTTTACTATGAGCAGAAGTTTAGTAAATGCGCCGCGAAAAGTAGCTTTGTTGCTCGGAAATATTTTTCTGTTAGGTTCTTTGACAACAGGAGTTTCGTTCTTTTTTGATGGAACATTACGCTACTTCTTTGTATATTTGGGCATCGTGGTGGATATGGTTATTCCCCCATTTTATATAAATACTTTACGTAAAGTTCCTGTTGACTTTTACCATTTAGCGGAACGTTTTGGTTTATTTGTCATCATCACCTTTGGAGAAAGTTTTTTTGCTATTACCTCTATTTTATTTGGGCATACTCTTGATCCTTACACGGTTATGTATGCTTTCTTTGGCTTTATCATTATTTGGACATTTTGGGCCTCCTATTTCCGTTGCCATGATAAACTTATTGACTTTGATAAACCGACACATGGGCAATGCTTTATTTATGGGCATTTCTTAATTATTATTTCGATTATGTTGCTTGCGGCGAATTTGCATCTACTGTTTGATAATATTTTGCAAAGAGAAATTCTATTATTGATGCTTTTTGGGGCTGTTGGAACCTTTTTCATTTCCAAGCAGCTTGTTTTTGCAGCACATAAAAAAGCCGGAGTGACATTTTATTTATGGAAAAATGCATCTTTATTGCTACTTTTAATCGGACTCTTTTTTATTAATATATTGGTTGAGCTTCCATTATTTATTAGCTTTTTTTGTATTTGGATTTGTGCGGTACTTGATCTTAGTCTCCAAAACCATACTTTCCGGTTGGCAAATATATAA